The following are encoded together in the Cervus elaphus chromosome 23, mCerEla1.1, whole genome shotgun sequence genome:
- the FITM2 gene encoding acyl-coenzyme A diphosphatase FITM2, whose amino-acid sequence MKGQTVAERVRGGGRWPTRSGMEHLERCAWVLRGTLVRSAVRRYLPWALAASMLAGSLLKELSPLPESYLSNKRNVLNVYFVKVAWGWTFCLLLPFIALTNYHLTGKAGLVLRRLSTLLVGTAIWYVCTAIFSNIEHYTGSCYQSPALEGERKEHQSKQQCHGEGGFWHGFDISGHSFLLTFCALMIVEEMAVLHEVKTDRNHCLHAAITTLVVALGFLTFIWVWMFLCTAVYFHNLSQKVFGTLFGLLGWYGTYGCWYLKSFSPGLPPQSSSLNLKQDTYKK is encoded by the exons ATGAAGGGCCAGACGGTGGCCGAGAGGGTACGCGGAGGCGGACGGTGGCCGACGAGGTCCGGCATGGAGCACCTAGAGCGCTGCGCGTGGGTCCTACGGGGGACGCTGGTGCGATCGGCAGTGCGGCGATACCTGCCCTGGGCTCTGGCGGCCTCTATGCTGGCGGGCTCCCTCCTCAAGGAGCTCTCTCCGCTGCCCGAGAGCTATCTCAGCAACAAGCGCAACGTCCTCAACGT GTATTTTGTCAAAGTGGCCTGGGGCTGGaccttctgcctcctcctgcctttcaTCGCCCTCACCAACTACCACCTGACGGGCAAGGCCGGCCTGGTCCTGCGGCGGCTGAGCACCCTGCTCGTGGGCACGGCCATCTGGTACGTCTGCACGGCCATCTTCTCCAACATCGAGCACTACACGGGCAGCTGCTACCAGTCGCCAGCCCTggagggggagagaaaggagcACCAGAGCAAGCAGCAGTGCCACGGGGAAGGGGGCTTTTGGCACGGCTTCGACATCTCGGGCCACTCCTTCCTGCTGACCTTCTGTGCCCTCATGATTGTGGAGGAGATGGCCGTGCTGCACGAGGTGAAGACGGACCGAAACCACTGTCTCCACGCGGCCATCACCACCCTGGTGGTGGCCCTGGGCTTCCTGACCTTCATCTGGGTGTGGATGTTTCTGTGCACGGCCGTCTACTTCCACAACTTGTCCCAGAAGGTGTTTGGCACCCTGTTCGGTCTGCTGGGCTGGTATGGGACGTACGGCTGTTGGTATCTGAAATCCTTTTCTCCAGGACTTCCTCCCCAGAGCTCCAGTTTGAATTTGAAGCAAGACACttacaagaaataa